The nucleotide window AGAGATGAGGTGAAGATACAAAAATCTAGATGGTGATTGTGAAAAAGTTTTGTTAGTACATAAGAACCATGTACTTTAGCGTGAAAATGAGCTTGGCATTGATTAATAGTTGTTGTTTGTATGGGTTGAAAAAGGGATTTTTGTAAATCTCCTGCACAATGAATAACACCATTAATTTTACCAAAATGTTGAGTAGCTTGAGCGATCGCCTGTTGCATTTGCGCTTCATCAGCTACATCAGCACTAATCACCAAAATTTCAGCACCAAATTTTTCTAATGCTTGCACTTGCAGAATTTTGCAGCTAATACTATCTCCTTCTTCATGGTTTTCTAACCACTGTGTCCATAAATTTCTATCTGGTAAACCAGAACGACTGATTAAAATTAGTTTGGCTTGTACTGTCTTCGCTAAATATTCTGCTACAACTAAACCAACTCCACCCAGTCCACCAGTAATTAAATAAACCCCTTGTTCTATTAATGGACTGGTTTTATTTTCAGCTTCAGCTATATTCACAGATTCAAAGGTTTTTACCCAGCAATGATGGACACGATAAGCAATTATTAAATCTGTGTTATTACTAGTTACTTCTGCTAATAACTTATCTATTAATTCAGCAGTAACTTGACTATCTGATTCAGGAATTACAATATCAATATTACGACAGGTAATGTTTATATATTCCTGCGGTATAGCTTGGCAAGCTGCTATAATTGTAGATTTTTCTGGAGCTAATTCTTCATTACCTATAACATCATGTAAATGGTTCGTGACGGTGATGAGTTTTAAGGGCTGATTAATAAGCTGTTTATCAAGAGCTTGAGTTAGAAACAGCAGGCTATAAAATCCTAAATTTTGACATTTGTTAAAAAATTCACTACTTGTTTGAATAGTATCATTAGCTGTAATACTCCAGCAATGCAAAATATAATCAGGAATTAAATTTCGATGTTGCAGTTCAACAATTAACGCATGATAATCTTCTGGATTTTGGGGATTAATTGTATAAGCGTTTTTATCGTTTTTGGCAAACTGCTCACCCACTAAAACGCTAATAGGAATTTGATTTTCTAACTCCAACCGCTTGACTATTGCCGAGCCTACTTGGCAATCATCAACAAAAACTAAATAACATGATTTTTGTTGCCTAAAGTCAGGCTTGATAGTTGGCAGACACTGTTTCCAAGTGGGAGTGTAATACCACTTAGATACTTCTAATTTTTCCTCATGGCTAACTGTGATACCTGGCTGTTTATGAAGTGGAATTAAATAAGGTTGTCGTTCAAAGGGATAGGTAGATAAGGGAATATGGCAACGTTCTTCTTGACTATAAAAACCAGCCCAGTCAATTTTAACTCCTAATAGCCAAAGTCTACCTAAAGTATTGAGAATAAAAGCAACATCTGACAGTGCTTCTCGCGGATGACGTACAGAAGTTAAAGTCACAATTTCCTGGTTTTGATGTTGCTTGACTAAACTGCTCAAAGTTCTTCCGGGGCCAACCTCCAACAAAATTCTTTGTGGTTGTTGTATTAACTCAATTATCCCTTCATTAAACAGCACAGTTTGCCGTAAATGTTTAACCCAATAATGAGAATCTGTAAATTCTTCTGTAGTAATCCATGTCCCAGTAACATTAGAGATAAAAGGAATTTGGGGAGAATTAAAAGTAACTTTTGCTAATAGTTCAATAAATGGATTAATGATAGGTTCCATCATCTGAGAATGGAACGCATGGGAAGTGTGCAACTGTCGGCAATTTATGCCTTGTGCTTGTAATTTTGCTTGTAAGTCTGCAATTACTGCGGTTGTACCCGCCACGACACAGGCAGAAGGAGCGTTACTGACAGCGATAGAAAGCCCATCTACTAAAAAGTTTTCTACCTTAGAAGCTGCCATTGCTACGGAAAGCATCGCCCCTTTGGGTAACTGCTGCATCAGTCGTCCCCGATGTGCTACCAGCATCAAAGCATCGGATAAGGAGAAAACACCCGCAAGCGTAGCAGCTACATATTCACCAATACTATGACCAATCATGGCTTCTGGATGCACCCCCCAACTCATCCATAGTTGCGCTAAGGCGTATTCAATAACAAATAACGCTGGTTGAGTTAAAGCCGTTTCATTTAGCTGTGATGCGGTTTGGTTGTTTGCTGGGTAGATGACTTGACGTATATCTAAGCCTAAATGGGGTTTGAGCAGTTCAGCACATTGGTTAACGTGGTCAGCAAATACGGGTTCTGTTTGATAAAGTTCCGCCGCCATGTTGACATACTGCGCTCCCTGGCCGGGAAACATGAACACTATTGAAGGGTTACACGGCTTTTGATGATGGGTTAATACACCTTGATTTGATGTTAATGACTGGACGGCTTGCTCAAGATTTTGGCAGACTAACAGCCGACGATAATCAAATGTTTTACGTCCCATCTGTAGGGTATGGGCAACATCAGCTAGATTTAGATGCAGGTTTTGTTGTAAATGATTAGCTAAATTTGTGGTAGCCGTTTCTAAGGCTGTGGCGGTTTTGGCTGAAAGTATTAACAGTTGCCAAGGACGGGAGGAAGTAGAGGTTTCTACAGGGGGAGCTTCTTCTAAAATTACATGGGCATTAGTGCCACCAATACCAAAGGAACTGACACCGGCACGGCGTGGAATACCGTTAACTTCCCAGTCTTTGAGGACAGTGTTTACATAAAACGGACTATTTGCAAAATCAATTTGCGGATTTGGTTTTTCAAAGTGCAGACTTGGAGGTATTTGTTGATGCTTTAGTGCTAAAACAGTTTTGATTAAACCTGCTACCCCCGCCGCAGTGTCTAAATGTCCGATATTAGTTTTGACGGAAGCCACAGCACAAAAACCTTTTTTCTGTGTACCAGCTTGAAAAGCTTGATTTAAGGCTGCTATTTCAATGGGATCACCTAAAGATGTACCCGTACCGTGAGCTTCTATATAAGTAATTGTTTCTGGTTCAACTTCGGCAACTATTTGGGCAGTTCTAATTACCTTTGCTTGTCCTTCAATTCGGGGTGCAGTATAACTAACTTTGTTAGCACCATCATTATTAATAGCAGAACCTTTAATAATGGCATGAATAGTATCTCTATCTTGTAGGGCATCTTCTAATCTTTTTAAAACAACTATGCCTACACCTTCACCGCCTACAGTTCCCTGTGCTTTAGCATCAAAAGCGCGACAATATCCATCGGGAGAATTAACGCCACCTTCTTGATATAAATAACCTTGTTTACTTCTAACATTAATCCTAACACCACCAGATAAAGCTAGATCACATTCTCCAGAAAGTAAGCTTTGACAAGCTAGGTGAATAGCAACTAATGAGGTCGAGCAAGCTGTTTGAATAGTATAACTAGGCCCCGTTAAATTTAATTTATAGGAAACTCTTGTAGTTAAATAATCTTTGTCACCACCGATGGTTATTTGTTGGGAACTTACAGAATTGTGTATTTCTGGATGGGAATAAACATGAAGTAAGTATCCATTTAAGTTACTACCGCCATAAACTCCTATTACACCCGGATAAGTTTCTGAACTATAACCAGCATTTTCTAAGGCTTCCCAGGCGCATTCTAAGAAAACACGATGTTGAATATCAGTAATTTCTGCTTCTTTGGGACTAAAGCCGAAAAATTCTGCATCAAAAAATTCTGCATCAGTTAATATCCCACTTGCTTTTACATAATTGGGATGATTCAATAATTTAGCATCTGCACCAGCAGCTAATAATTCTTCGTCGGTGAAAAAGGAAATTGACTGATTACCATTTTTTAAATTTTGCCAAAATTCATCAAGGTTTTTAGCTCCGGGGAACCGTCCGATCATGCCAATAATTGCTATTTCTGAACCATGAAAGTTGCAATTTTCTACTGAATCAGTCATTATATCACCTCTGAATATGCTTAAATATTGCGAGTCTTTTGCATTTTTTGACGACGCTCTTTTTGTTTATTTTTCCTGATTTGATTGTTGTCTATGCTCTTTTGCTCATCGTTAAATATTTGGTTTTGGGCATGATTGCTAGTTAAGAATTGAGCTAAATCATTAATAGTTGGATATCTAAACATATCCATAACTGTTAATTTGTGATCATAGATTTTCTGTAATTGACTATGTACCTGAATTAACAATAGGGAGTGTCCACCAATTTCAAAGAAGTTATCGTGAAGACCAATTTCTGTTAAATTTAAGGCTTGCTGCCAAATTGTAGCGATCGCTTTTTCTATTTCTGTTTGGGGTTTAACATAACTAACCGCTAACTCTGGGCGTAAACTTGAGGGTTGCGGTAAGGCTTGACGATTAACTTTTCCGTTGGGTGTCAGTGGTAATTTATCTAAGATGACAAAAGCAGAGGGGATCATATACCCAGCTACTTTTTCTTTTAGATAAGACTGTAAATCAGTAGTTGTGATTTTTTTGTCTGCATTAAGAACTATATAAGCTACTAAGCGTTTGAAATTTGGTTCATCTTCCCGCACAACAACAATATTAGTTTGCACATCGGGATGTTGATTTAATACGGCTTCAATTTCTCCTAGTTCAATGCGGAAACCACGAATTTTTACTTGATGGTCAATACGTCCTAAAAATTCTATATTACCATCAGGTAAATAGCGGGCTAAATCACCAGTTTTATACAGACGTGAACCTGGTTGATTACTAAATAGGTTAGGAATAAATTTTTCTGCTGTTAGTTCTGGACGGTTTAAATATCCTCTAGTAACGCCAACACCACCTATATATATTTCACCAGAAACACCTACAGGAACGGTTTGTAAATGAGAATCTAAAATATAAATTTGGGTATTGGCAATTGGCTTACCAATTGGTACTTCATATCTGACTTCTTTTAAATAAGATAAATTACTAATAGTTGCAACTATAGTTGTTTCTGTTGGCCCATAGGAATTAATTAATTGAACAGTTTCTCCTATCTTATTTCGCCATATTTCTAGATGTTGCAATGAAGCTCTTTCTCCACCTATAATTACTAAACGTAATTTCTCAGGTAGTTGTAAATTCTTTTCAGCTAATTCAGTTGTTATTTGATGCCAAAGTGCTGTAGGTAAATCTAAAACGGTTATCTTAAATTCGTTGCATTGCTCTAAAAATGCTGGAATTGAACTCAACATTTTATCGGTGCGTAGTAATAAAGTAGCACCTTGCACTAAGCAAGGAAATATTTCTTCTGCTGCTGCATCAAAGCAAATAGAGGCAAATTGGAGGATGCGATCGCAGCTTTTAATTTGATAATTATAACAAGCAGCTACAGTATAATTAACTAAAGATTGATGCTCTACCATCACGCCTTTAGGTTTACCTGTAGAGCCTGAAGTATAAATAATATATGCTAAGTTATTACTGTTAACTTTAGTATAAATATTTTCTTGACTTTCTTGATAAATTACTTGCGAATCTGCATCTAAATAAATAATTTCTGATTGATTATTAGGAAGTAATTCTTTTAATTTTTTTTGAGTTAATAATAGAGGTATATTCGCATCTTCTAAGAGAAAAGCCAACCGTTCTTTAGGATAGGCTGGATCTAGGGGGAGGTAAACACCACCCGCTTTGAGAATACCCAAAATTCCTATAAACATTTCTAGCGATCGCTCCACACAAATCCCCACCAATACCTCTGGTTGTACTCCTAGTTTTTGCAGGTAATGTGCAAGTTGATTTGCTTTAGCGTTCAGTTCCCGATAGGTTAATTGCTGATTCTCAAATACCACAGCAATAGCATCAGGTGTTTTCTCTACCTGTGCTTCAAATAATTGATGAATGTACTGGTCTTGAGGATAATCAATTTCAGTATTATTCCACTCTACTAATAGTTGATGTTGTTCATTTGCTGTTAATAATGGCAATTCTGACAGGCGTTGCTGAGGATTAGTAACAATTCCCTCTAGCAGTACCTGAAAATGACCTATTATTCGGTTAATTCTGTCAGCATTAAATATATCTGTGTTGTATTCTAAATATCCCTTTAATCCTGTTGTTGTCTCTGTTATTGAGAGAGTTAAATCAAAGTTAGCAGTATTTTTGTGCGCTTTTAATATTTCTAGATTTAATTCCGGTAACTCAATAACTTCTGTAGGTGAATTTTGCAGAACGAACATTACTTGAAACAAGGGATTATGTGTTAAATCACGCTTGATTTGTAGTTCTTCTAACAATTTTTCAAAGGGTAAGTCTTGATGAGCGTAAGCTCCTAGAGTTACTTCGCGTACCTGTTGCAAAATTTCTTTAAAAGTGGGGTTATTGCCCAGGTTTGTCCGCAGTACCAATGTATTGACAAAAAAGCCAATTAACCATTCAATTTCTGCACGATTGCGGTTAGCAATGGGAGTACCCACTATAATGTCTTCCTGCTGGGTGTAGCGATATAGCAACACTTTGAAAGCTGCCAGCAGGGTCATAAATAAGGTAACACCCTCCTGTTTTGACAGGTCTTTGAGTTTCTCACTCAGGGATTTGGATAATTGGAAAGGCTGTGTTGCACCGTTGTTAGATTGAATTGCGGGGCGGGGTTGATCAGTTGGTAATTCTAAAATTGGTAAATTACCACTTAACTGCTGTTTCCAGTAATCAAGTTGGGTTTGCAGTACCTCGCCTTGCAACCATTTTCTTTGCCAAATAGCAAAGTCAGCATACTGAATAGGCCGTTTGGGAAGTAGGTAAGATTTATCTTGACAGAAGGCTGTATACAGTGCTGTGAGTTCTTGAATGAATATCCCTGTAGACCAACCGTCACAAACTATATGGTGCATGGTCAACAATACCACATGGTCTGTTTGTGCTAGTCGGAGTAAACTGGCTCGTAGTAGCGGCCCTTGTAATAAATCAAAGGGTTTTTGTGCTTCTAAAGCAGCCAATTTTGAAACTTCTTGCTGTTTTTTTTCTTCCGCAACTGTTTGTAAATCTATAAATGGAAAAGTAAAGTTTTCACCTTTACCAATTATTTGTATTGCTTCCCCATCTACTACCGTAAATGTAGTTCTTAATATTTCATGCCGTCTGATGATTTCGTTGATGCTTTTAGACATTGCAGCTATATTTAATTTACCTGTCAGTCTGACTGCGGCGGGTATATTGTAAGCACTGCTATGTGGTTCTAATTGGCTGTAAAACCAAAGTCGTTGCTGGGCAAAAGACAGAGGTAGATTTCCCTGACGTGATGCAGGTTGAATCGACTCCAAATTTGATTTTAAAGCCTGATTAGCTTGGCTAATAAAAGTTAAAATTTCAGCTTTGCGTGCTGCTAATTCTGTTTTAATATCTGGTGTCAGAGCTTCTTTTGGCGCACTACAACGTAGACTGTCATTTTCTACCCATAATTTTATATCCAGGCTGCAAAGGTCAGATAAAAATTTCTCAATCGTTTTCATAGTTCTATTTCCTCTCTGTCTTCTACCATTTGCATAGAAACAGCCTGTAACTTTTGTACTGCCAGAATTGCTTCTATTAACTCAACCAAATTTATTACTGTAGGATTTTCAAATAAGTTACGTAAAGGTAAATCAATTTTGAAGACTTCACGTAATCTAGAAATTACTTGCGTAGCTAAGAGTGAATGTCCTCCTAAATCAAAGAAGTTGTCATAAATCCCTATTTTTTCTTGACCTAAAAACTCAGCCCAAATATCAGCTATTATCTGTTCTATGGGGGTGCGGGGTGGGACAAAGTTGGCTGACAATCCAGTTGTTGTATCCGGTGTTGGTAACGCTTTACGGTCTACTTTACCATTGGGAGTTAAAGGCAGTTGATCTAAGATGACAAACGCCGTTGGTAGCATATAACTTGGGAGTTTTTCTTCTAAGAAACTGCGAAGTTCAGAAGTATTTATCTCTTGCAGTGATTTGCTAACTAGATAAGCTACCAAGCGTTGCTCACCTGGTTTATCTTCCCGTGCTATCACCACATTTGTTTGTACATTTGGATGCTGATTTAAAGCAGATTCAATCTCGCCTAATTCGATGCGGAAACCCCGAATTTTCACTTGATGGTCAATACGCCCCAGATATTCAATATCACCATTAGGTAGATAACGAGCTAAATCACCAGACTTATAAAGTTTGCCTTGCTTGCTCAAGGGGTGAATAATAAACCGTTCTTGGGTGATATCAGGGCGATTGAGATAACCACGAGCTAAACCAGCACCACCAATATACATTTCCCCAGGAACGCCAATAGGTACTAATTGCTGATTTTTATCTAATAGATAAACTTGTAAATCAGCAATTGGTCTACCAATCACACTGGCGCTTGAGTGCAAATCAGCTTGAGTTAGCGGTCGATAGGTAACATGGACGGTGGTTTCTGTAATCCCGTACATATTTACCAATTGCGGAGATTTATCACCATGACGAGCAAACCAAGGCTGCAAACTTTGGATGTCTAAAGCTTCGCCACCAAAGATGACTAAACGCAGGTTTAAATCAAGAATTTTACCTGTTGATTGTTCTACTTGAATGAGTTGGCGAAAAGCTGAGGGAGTTTGATTTAAAACTGTTACTTGCTCTTGAGACAGTAATTGGTAAAATGCTTCAGGAGTTCTACTCACCCAGTAAGGTACAACAACTAGTTTTCCGCCATAAACTAAAGCACCCCAAATTTCCCACACCGAGAAGTCAAACGCATAGGAATGGAACAGCGTCCAAACATCGTGTTGAGCGAAGTTGTACCAAGGCTGCACTGTTGCAAACAGACGCACAACATTACTATGGTTGATTAACACACCTTTGGGTTGACCTGTGGAACCGGAGGTGTAAATCACATAAGCTAAGTTGTGCGGTGTCGCATTACTGATGGGGTTAGCTGTGCTTTGCGTAGTGAATAAGTTTTCCTCAGAGTCTAGATATACAGTCTGAGCGTTATGTGCGGGTAATGCTTCTAATAGATGTTTTTGGGTTAACACTACCTCAACTTGAGCATCTGTTAACATATAGCCTAAGCGCTCTTGGGGATATGCTGGATCTAGGGGGAGGTAAGCGCCACCGGCTTTGAGAACCGCTAAGATACTGATTACCATGAACAGCGATCGCTCTACACATATCCCCACTAATACCTCTGGTTTTACTCCCAGTTTTTGCAGATGGTGGGCGAGTTGATTCGCTTTGGCGTTCAGTTCCCTATATGTTAATTGTTGATTCTCAAATACCACTGCTACAGCATCAGGTGTTTTTTCTACCTGTGCTTCAAATAACTGATGCAAACATACTTCTGGTGGTCGCTTACTTTCACCCTCACCCCACGCTAATAACTGCTGTTCTTCAGTAGCGGTTAATAAAGGTAACTCACCAATTTTCTGTTGAGGATTAGTGATAATTCCTTGCAACAAAACTTCAAAATTAGCGGCTAACCGTGAAATAGTTATTTCATCAAATAAATCGGTATTGTATTCAAAATTAGCAATTAATCCCTGCTCTACAGCTTCTATAACTAAAGTTAAGTCAAACTTCGCTGTTGTACTTTTATTTTCTAAAGGTTCTACCCTTAATTCAGGTAATTCTAATTGTCTCATTGGTGCATTTTGTAGCACAAACATCACCTGGAACAGAGGATTATGGCTCAAATTGCGTTCCGGTTGGATTTCTTCTACTAACTTCTCAAAAGGTAAATCTTGATGAGCATAAGCCCCCAATGCTACATCCCGTACTTGTTTAAGAAAATCATGAAAAGTAGGATTGCCAGATAGATTGCTTCGCAATACCAAAGTATTAACAAAGAAACCAATTAAATTCTCAATTTCTGCTCTATTACGGTTAGCAATAGGTGAACCAACTAAAATATCTGTCTGATTTGTGTACCTATATAGTAAAGTTTTAAACGCTGCCAACAGTGTCATAAATAAAGTAATACCTTCTTGTTTTGACAGAGTTTTTAATTCCTCACTTAAGTTTTTTGGTAAGACAAATGATAGAGTTTTGCCTGCATAAGTTTGAACTATTGGGCGAGGATGGTC belongs to Nostoc sp. NIES-3756 and includes:
- a CDS encoding type I polyketide synthase, whose product is MTDSVENCNFHGSEIAIIGMIGRFPGAKNLDEFWQNLKNGNQSISFFTDEELLAAGADAKLLNHPNYVKASGILTDAEFFDAEFFGFSPKEAEITDIQHRVFLECAWEALENAGYSSETYPGVIGVYGGSNLNGYLLHVYSHPEIHNSVSSQQITIGGDKDYLTTRVSYKLNLTGPSYTIQTACSTSLVAIHLACQSLLSGECDLALSGGVRINVRSKQGYLYQEGGVNSPDGYCRAFDAKAQGTVGGEGVGIVVLKRLEDALQDRDTIHAIIKGSAINNDGANKVSYTAPRIEGQAKVIRTAQIVAEVEPETITYIEAHGTGTSLGDPIEIAALNQAFQAGTQKKGFCAVASVKTNIGHLDTAAGVAGLIKTVLALKHQQIPPSLHFEKPNPQIDFANSPFYVNTVLKDWEVNGIPRRAGVSSFGIGGTNAHVILEEAPPVETSTSSRPWQLLILSAKTATALETATTNLANHLQQNLHLNLADVAHTLQMGRKTFDYRRLLVCQNLEQAVQSLTSNQGVLTHHQKPCNPSIVFMFPGQGAQYVNMAAELYQTEPVFADHVNQCAELLKPHLGLDIRQVIYPANNQTASQLNETALTQPALFVIEYALAQLWMSWGVHPEAMIGHSIGEYVAATLAGVFSLSDALMLVAHRGRLMQQLPKGAMLSVAMAASKVENFLVDGLSIAVSNAPSACVVAGTTAVIADLQAKLQAQGINCRQLHTSHAFHSQMMEPIINPFIELLAKVTFNSPQIPFISNVTGTWITTEEFTDSHYWVKHLRQTVLFNEGIIELIQQPQRILLEVGPGRTLSSLVKQHQNQEIVTLTSVRHPREALSDVAFILNTLGRLWLLGVKIDWAGFYSQEERCHIPLSTYPFERQPYLIPLHKQPGITVSHEEKLEVSKWYYTPTWKQCLPTIKPDFRQQKSCYLVFVDDCQVGSAIVKRLELENQIPISVLVGEQFAKNDKNAYTINPQNPEDYHALIVELQHRNLIPDYILHCWSITANDTIQTSSEFFNKCQNLGFYSLLFLTQALDKQLINQPLKLITVTNHLHDVIGNEELAPEKSTIIAACQAIPQEYINITCRNIDIVIPESDSQVTAELIDKLLAEVTSNNTDLIIAYRVHHCWVKTFESVNIAEAENKTSPLIEQGVYLITGGLGGVGLVVAEYLAKTVQAKLILISRSGLPDRNLWTQWLENHEEGDSISCKILQVQALEKFGAEILVISADVADEAQMQQAIAQATQHFGKINGVIHCAGDLQKSLFQPIQTTTINQCQAHFHAKVHGSYVLTKLFHNHHLDFCIFTSSLAAILGGLNFAAYSAANIFIDAFVHQQNQNNNITWSSINWDGWQFSQTTKTTNSITTKEGQGAFATIFKLNHIPQILVSTTDLKTRIQKWLELQNIKAQSPKANNSLEKYNRPNLLNAYVQPQTEIEQIITNIWEEILGINQIGIHDNFFELGGHSLLATQLIAHLRQKLQIEIPLQQIFASSTIAKQAAEIECLKSQTFNLKIDTIPKVDRDSIPDISTVIDKLTDAEVDLLFQQLLTLNYV
- a CDS encoding non-ribosomal peptide synthetase; translation: MKTIEKFLSDLCSLDIKLWVENDSLRCSAPKEALTPDIKTELAARKAEILTFISQANQALKSNLESIQPASRQGNLPLSFAQQRLWFYSQLEPHSSAYNIPAAVRLTGKLNIAAMSKSINEIIRRHEILRTTFTVVDGEAIQIIGKGENFTFPFIDLQTVAEEKKQQEVSKLAALEAQKPFDLLQGPLLRASLLRLAQTDHVVLLTMHHIVCDGWSTGIFIQELTALYTAFCQDKSYLLPKRPIQYADFAIWQRKWLQGEVLQTQLDYWKQQLSGNLPILELPTDQPRPAIQSNNGATQPFQLSKSLSEKLKDLSKQEGVTLFMTLLAAFKVLLYRYTQQEDIIVGTPIANRNRAEIEWLIGFFVNTLVLRTNLGNNPTFKEILQQVREVTLGAYAHQDLPFEKLLEELQIKRDLTHNPLFQVMFVLQNSPTEVIELPELNLEILKAHKNTANFDLTLSITETTTGLKGYLEYNTDIFNADRINRIIGHFQVLLEGIVTNPQQRLSELPLLTANEQHQLLVEWNNTEIDYPQDQYIHQLFEAQVEKTPDAIAVVFENQQLTYRELNAKANQLAHYLQKLGVQPEVLVGICVERSLEMFIGILGILKAGGVYLPLDPAYPKERLAFLLEDANIPLLLTQKKLKELLPNNQSEIIYLDADSQVIYQESQENIYTKVNSNNLAYIIYTSGSTGKPKGVMVEHQSLVNYTVAACYNYQIKSCDRILQFASICFDAAAEEIFPCLVQGATLLLRTDKMLSSIPAFLEQCNEFKITVLDLPTALWHQITTELAEKNLQLPEKLRLVIIGGERASLQHLEIWRNKIGETVQLINSYGPTETTIVATISNLSYLKEVRYEVPIGKPIANTQIYILDSHLQTVPVGVSGEIYIGGVGVTRGYLNRPELTAEKFIPNLFSNQPGSRLYKTGDLARYLPDGNIEFLGRIDHQVKIRGFRIELGEIEAVLNQHPDVQTNIVVVREDEPNFKRLVAYIVLNADKKITTTDLQSYLKEKVAGYMIPSAFVILDKLPLTPNGKVNRQALPQPSSLRPELAVSYVKPQTEIEKAIATIWQQALNLTEIGLHDNFFEIGGHSLLLIQVHSQLQKIYDHKLTVMDMFRYPTINDLAQFLTSNHAQNQIFNDEQKSIDNNQIRKNKQKERRQKMQKTRNI